The nucleotide window AGGACGCGGTCGCACACGAGGCTGCCCGCGCCGCCGGCGTCAGCGCGATCGTCACGCGCAACACCCAGGACTTCACCAAGGCCACGATACCCGTCTTCGAGCCGCACGAGCTACTCGCGACCATCGCTTCGCGGAGAGACTGAACGATGCGCCGGGCGGCCGGGCGTCACCTGCAACGGCCGCGACTTCACGAAGGCGACCACCACTGTGTTCGACCCGTACGAACTGCTCGTCGCGATCACTGCACAACCGGGTTGAACGGTATGGATGGCTTTTCCAACAAGCGGATCAACACAGACAAACCGGCCTTGTGAGGTATTCTCGGCTTGGAATGTTCGCGGGGCCGGTTTGCTGGTTATCCGCAACACGTTGATATGAGATGGCCAGTCAACCTCGTGGGTCTCATGGTGGTCTTCGCCCTTGAGTAGATGCAAGCGGGCGGGCACATGGGAACGGCGATCGACCATGCTGATATCCGGGGATTGGAACCCCACATCTCGGTCCTGCCGGAGCCTGCCTCCCACTAGAAGCGCGCTTACAGAGTCGCATAACGTGTGCGAGGATCTCTCCGGTTCTGTGTCGCCCGCCCGCGTGCATGACTGTGTTTACGCCCCCATGTTCCCGGTCATCGCACCCCAGACGAATCCGGAGAGTTCTCGGGCCACAGCGACGGCCGCCTTGTTGGCGCCCTTCCTGGCGGCGAGTTTGCGGTAGGCGGCGTTCAGGCGGCACTGCGCGGCCCAGGAGTACGCCACGATCTCGGGCGGTTGTCCTTCCTGGCGCTTCTTCAACTTCCCGCGCACGGCCGGTGCGTGCCGGTAGGCCCAGGCGGCCTCCACGAGGACCCGGCGTATGTGGACGTTGCCGGTCTTGGTGATCGACCCCTGGTGTTTCGACGCCCCGCTCGAGTGTTCGCTCGGCACGAGTCCCGTGAACGCCATATAGGCCGACGCCGAGGGGAACCTCCTGAAGTCACACGTCTCGGTCAATATCGTCACCGCGGTGAGCGTGTCGATGCCCCGGAACGCACGAAGGCGCGCCACGCCGGTGGCGAGCGGTTCGAGAAGCGCGATCTCCTCGATCTGACGGTCGACGGCGGAAAGCTGTGAATCACGCATGAAGTAGGCGCCCAGCAGATGTTCGAAGGCGGTCTGCGCGAAAGGCTCGTCGAAGCGAAGCGCCCGCATCCACACCTCGAAGCGGGAAGACCACCTGTCCGACCCCTTCGGATAGCGCTTGCCGTAGCGCAGGAGGAAGCTCCTGATCCTCTGTCTGGCGATCCTCCTGTCGGCCTTGATCTCCTCGCGTGCGCGCACGAGGTCACGCACGGCCTCCTCGCAAGGCGTCGGGACGCGGATCGCGGTGAGCTCGCCGGCACGATGGAGTCGTGCCAGGTTTCGTGCGTCGACGCGATCGGTCTTGACGCGCACGCCGGATCTCTTGGGGATAAGCGAGGGCGCGATCACGTCACAGGGGAAGCCGAGTGAGGTCACGAGCCGGTGGGTGTCGTAACCCGTCGGTCCGGCCTCGTAGCATGTCGCGATCGCTGACGGGTCGGGGTAGCGTGAAAGCAGTTTGCGGATCGCCTCGGGTGTGTTGGGTATCACCCGCTCGTCGAACGTGACCGAGTCAGGGCGCAACACCGCCACCGCGATGGTCTCCTTGTGCACGTCCAGCCCGATATGGGTAAGCTGTTGCATGGCCGGTCCCTCCGTGTGTCGGCACCGCGGGCGTGTTCCCGCGGATGATCCACGTTATACGCGGATTCGGGCCGGCCATCTCATGGTGACTAGGTGAAATCGGTTCACACTGGAGTGAGGGGTAGGGCTGCTGGATGGCGATGGCCGTTTCCACACGCGTTTTGCTTCTCGCAGCACTCGCGAACGTCCTCGGCTATGTGTTCTGGATCCGGTACTCGGATCACCTCGCCCGTGTCGCGGTAGCGAGGCCACCT belongs to Actinomycetota bacterium and includes:
- a CDS encoding IS110 family transposase — translated: MQQLTHIGLDVHKETIAVAVLRPDSVTFDERVIPNTPEAIRKLLSRYPDPSAIATCYEAGPTGYDTHRLVTSLGFPCDVIAPSLIPKRSGVRVKTDRVDARNLARLHRAGELTAIRVPTPCEEAVRDLVRAREEIKADRRIARQRIRSFLLRYGKRYPKGSDRWSSRFEVWMRALRFDEPFAQTAFEHLLGAYFMRDSQLSAVDRQIEEIALLEPLATGVARLRAFRGIDTLTAVTILTETCDFRRFPSASAYMAFTGLVPSEHSSGASKHQGSITKTGNVHIRRVLVEAAWAYRHAPAVRGKLKKRQEGQPPEIVAYSWAAQCRLNAAYRKLAARKGANKAAVAVARELSGFVWGAMTGNMGA